A stretch of Lolium perenne isolate Kyuss_39 unplaced genomic scaffold, Kyuss_2.0 unplaced22, whole genome shotgun sequence DNA encodes these proteins:
- the LOC127326568 gene encoding uncharacterized protein: protein MVSSMASKGLIVFAVLLAAAFLVATAEETQAKKEEATAGVQGYHGGGGGYYGGGGGYHGGGGGGGYHGGGGGGGGGGGYHGGGGGGGGGYHGGGGGRGGGGGCRYNCCGRGHGGCRCCASPNEIPEPMYRAEVHN, encoded by the exons ATGGTGTCAAGCATGGCGTCCAAAGGTCTCATTGTGTTCGCTGTCCTGCTTGCGGCGGCTTTCCTCGTCGCTACGGCTGAAGAAACTC AGGCTAAGAAGGAAGAGGCCACGGCTGGCGTGCAGGGCtaccacggcggcggcggaggctacTACGGGGGAGGTGGAGGTtaccacggcggcggcggaggcggtggataccacggcggcggcggcggtggtggaggcggtggcggctaccacggcggcggcggcggcggcggtggaggctaccacggcggcggtggcggcagaggaggcggcggtggcTGTCGGTACAACTGCTGTGGTCGCGGGCATGGTGGCTGCCGCTGCTGCGCGAGCCCCAACGAGATTCCGGAGCCTATGTACCGGGCGGAGGTCCACAACTGA